A region of the Nocardia higoensis genome:
GTGGTGGGTCGATCCGCATCATGGTGATCAGCAGACCGCGATCCCAGCGCATTCCATAGCTGCCGCCCTCGGGCAGCGGAACGTCGACGGCCTCGCCACCGGACGGCAGGCGGTCGGGACGGATCCTTCGCCTGCGGAAGGCGACAGTGCGCGCGATCATCCCCACGACGTTGCGAGGGTGGCGGCGGCGGACCGGCGCCGCGCCTGCCGACAGCACGACCACGACCACGATCGCGATCACATACGCCGGGGCGTCGAATGCCGTCGCCGACCACGCCGCCGCTGCGGCGAACAAGGCCAGCGGAACTGTGTATCGAAGTGGAATATGGCGAAACAACCAGAATTCCGGATCCTGCAATGCGGTGTTCACCGAGTTCTGCGGTTCCGTTCGCCGGGGCTCGCCCCGCGCGGATTCGGATTCGTTCACTGCCTCGTCCACGATGATCGGCCTCGTTCGCGATTATCGGACCCGGTCACGATTATCGGACCCGGTCACGCCGGTCGATACGTTCAGGTCACCCGCTTCGGCGGGCTCTCTTTCACGCTCACCCTACCGTGCGGATTTCGGCCGCGCCCAGCAGCGGCCACGTCCCTTCGCAGGGCCGGACACGTTGTGCGGATTGACACCGGCAGGGTGGCCGATACTGTAAACAACTGCGGGACAACCCCCGTCGCCGAGCATTCGATGGAGACCACGTGCCTGCCCAGCTGACTACCAAGGCTCAGGTCAACGGATACCGTTTCCTCTTGCGCAGGCTCGATCACGCGCTGGTACGCCGGGACGTGCGAATGCTGCACGATCCCATGCGCTCCCAGGCCCGTTCGCTGATGGTCGGCGCGGTCCTGGGGTTGCTCGTGGTCGCGGGCGCGGCGATCATGGCCTTCCTGCGACCGCAGGGCGCCATCGGCGACTCGCTGATCGTGATGGGTAAGGACAGCGGCGCGCTCTATGTTGTGGTGCAGAGCGACTCCGGTGAGCGCCGGCTCCATCCGGTGCTCAATCTCGCCTCGGCTCGGCTTATCTCGGGCAGCAGCGAATCGCCGCACTCGGTGAAGGACAGCAAGCTCGCCGGCGAGGCGCGCGGACCGCTGCTCGGCATTCCCGGCGCGCCGTCCGCGCTGCCCGGCTCCGCGCAGGGTGATCGCTCCGACTGGAGCATCTGCGACACGGTCGAACTGTCGATCACCGGCAGCGCCGCCGCGGCATCAGGCGTGGCGACCACGGTGATCGCGGGCCGGCCGCAGGTGAGTGAGCGCATCCGGGAACTCGGCGAGGACGAGGCGGTATTGGTGCGGCGCGGCACCCAGACCTACCTGCTCTACGACGGCAAACGCGCGGCCCTCGATCCGGCCGACTCGATAATGGTCAGGGCGCTCGACCTGTCCGGTCACCGATCGCGCCCGGTCGGCGCCGGGTTGCTGGACGCGGCCGCCGCCGTTCCGCCGTTGGCCGCGCCGGAGATCCCGGAGTCGGGCACGCCGGGGCCGGGCCGACTGTCGGAGGTGCCGGTCGGCGGCGTCATCTCCGTCGGCGGCGCGGGCGCGGGAGCGGGCGACCTGTATGTGGTGCTCGCGCAGGGCGTACAGCGGGTCAGTGCCTTCACCGCCGAGGTGATCCGCACCGCGAATT
Encoded here:
- the eccB gene encoding type VII secretion protein EccB, with translation MPAQLTTKAQVNGYRFLLRRLDHALVRRDVRMLHDPMRSQARSLMVGAVLGLLVVAGAAIMAFLRPQGAIGDSLIVMGKDSGALYVVVQSDSGERRLHPVLNLASARLISGSSESPHSVKDSKLAGEARGPLLGIPGAPSALPGSAQGDRSDWSICDTVELSITGSAAAASGVATTVIAGRPQVSERIRELGEDEAVLVRRGTQTYLLYDGKRAALDPADSIMVRALDLSGHRSRPVGAGLLDAAAAVPPLAAPEIPESGTPGPGRLSEVPVGGVISVGGAGAGAGDLYVVLAQGVQRVSAFTAEVIRTANSQGMSQIKTMPPDVLSGIPQVTVLPVDHFPATAPRLVSAEDAPVTCLAWGKTDPTRDSTAEGSADRATVTLLAGTRTPIPESAGPVTLATADGTGDRVDTAFLRPSSGEFVQMTGMDPGSPRRGSLFYIADNGIRYGIPDMDTAAVLGLDAEPRLAPWAIVGQLVPGPTLSVADALVQHDVLPTAR